In Fervidobacterium nodosum Rt17-B1, one genomic interval encodes:
- a CDS encoding Asp23/Gls24 family envelope stress response protein yields MGNITVADNVIVEIAYRALCSVYNVPLEDKEFKKQKKNITVERTPQDNVIINVKLEVPYGENILEFSKSVMKAISENVSQMTDKIVEAVNVSVLNVFEKSEENN; encoded by the coding sequence ATGGGAAACATAACAGTTGCCGATAACGTTATAGTTGAGATAGCATATAGAGCTCTCTGTTCTGTTTATAATGTACCTCTGGAAGATAAGGAATTTAAAAAGCAGAAAAAAAACATTACTGTTGAAAGAACACCTCAGGATAATGTTATAATAAACGTCAAATTAGAAGTTCCATATGGTGAGAATATTTTAGAATTTTCTAAAAGTGTTATGAAAGCTATATCTGAGAATGTTTCCCAAATGACAGATAAAATTGTGGAAGCGGTCAATGTTTCTGTTTTAAATGTATTTGAAAAAAGTGAAGAGAATAATTAA
- the disA gene encoding DNA integrity scanning diadenylate cyclase DisA, protein MADVLDQELMEKIRMVSPGTRLRKALDDIMQAQTGALIVFINEEDMKNKPGIFQIGFKIDCPFTPEKLYELSKMDGAIIIDESISRIIAANVHVIPDSSIPTNETGTRHRTAERIAKQLGIMVLAVSKRRNVVTLYYKDKKYVFENINFVLTKVGQTINALERFREEFDKNLLTLDKLEVEGNVPLDFVCETLMRGIEIKVISNNISVNIIELGNEGRLSSLRLREVLKDLNEILTLMIMDYSKRDLSEEEAKNVLESITKLEHRLLHIAKALGYDLNNQQQVSETFVNPRGYRVLRREIHIPINISQNLVKSFHSLSNIVKTDANNLQKVDGVGMKRAKAIIKTLRQMKRGRD, encoded by the coding sequence GTGGCAGACGTTCTTGACCAAGAATTAATGGAAAAAATACGTATGGTATCTCCAGGAACAAGATTGAGAAAGGCATTAGATGATATTATGCAAGCACAAACAGGTGCATTAATTGTGTTTATAAACGAAGAAGATATGAAAAATAAGCCCGGTATTTTTCAAATTGGTTTTAAAATAGATTGCCCATTCACACCTGAAAAACTATACGAACTTTCAAAAATGGATGGAGCTATAATAATTGATGAATCGATTAGCAGAATAATTGCAGCCAACGTACACGTAATACCAGATTCATCTATACCAACAAACGAAACAGGTACACGCCACAGGACAGCTGAAAGAATCGCAAAACAACTTGGAATTATGGTCTTAGCTGTTTCAAAAAGAAGAAATGTCGTCACACTATACTACAAAGACAAAAAATATGTGTTTGAAAATATAAATTTCGTTCTAACCAAAGTCGGTCAAACAATAAATGCTTTAGAGAGATTTAGGGAAGAATTTGACAAAAACCTATTAACTTTAGACAAATTAGAAGTTGAAGGTAACGTCCCATTGGATTTTGTATGTGAAACATTGATGAGAGGAATAGAAATAAAGGTTATATCGAATAATATATCTGTCAATATAATTGAGCTCGGTAACGAAGGAAGGCTTTCTTCTTTAAGGCTTCGCGAAGTGTTGAAAGATTTGAATGAGATACTAACTTTGATGATAATGGATTATTCAAAAAGGGATTTAAGTGAAGAAGAAGCTAAAAATGTATTGGAAAGCATTACAAAATTAGAGCATAGATTATTACATATCGCAAAAGCGCTTGGATATGATTTAAATAATCAGCAACAAGTATCTGAAACATTTGTTAACCCGAGAGGATACAGGGTATTAAGAAGAGAAATTCACATACCAATCAATATTTCACAAAATCTTGTAAAATCATTTCATTCTCTATCTAACATCGTTAAAACCGATGCAAATAACTTACAAAAAGTTGATGGCGTTGGTATGAAGCGCGCAAAAGCAATTATAAAAACGCTAAGACAAATGAAAAGAGGGAGAGACTGA
- a CDS encoding DUF1015 domain-containing protein, which translates to MIVRPFKALRPTKDMVSKIAAKPYDVVTEEQAREVAKNNPYTFYKVSRPEINFEHSADTHDPKVLETGRKHLEWLKEQGFMFVEDKPAFYIYQQQWRDHVQTGIFATFSVDEYIENKIKKHELTRKDKEDERALHVKVVKAHTGPVFLMYKSQPEIDHLIMKHATGEPEYDYTDESGVRHIVWVLKDENEINKIAEAFKNVEAFYIADGHHRAAAAVRAAIDFRNENPNYTGEEEFNYFLAALFPHNQLKILDYNRVVKDLNGNSEEEFIKKVSEKFDVTPIDGVYKPESKHTIGMYLNKKWYKLVPKTGTYDENDVIASLDVSILQNNLLAPILGIENPRTDKRIDFVGGILGIEELIRLVDSGSFKVAFAMYPTSIDDLLKVSDEGKIMPPKSTWFEPKLKSGIVVHLI; encoded by the coding sequence ATGATTGTTCGACCTTTTAAAGCATTAAGACCCACAAAAGATATGGTAAGTAAAATAGCTGCCAAACCATACGACGTTGTTACGGAAGAACAAGCAAGGGAAGTTGCAAAGAACAATCCATACACGTTTTACAAAGTCTCAAGACCTGAGATAAACTTTGAGCACTCTGCAGATACACACGACCCAAAAGTTTTAGAAACAGGAAGAAAACACCTTGAGTGGCTTAAAGAACAAGGCTTTATGTTTGTTGAAGATAAACCAGCATTTTATATCTATCAGCAGCAATGGAGAGACCATGTCCAGACTGGTATATTTGCGACTTTTTCTGTAGATGAATATATTGAAAACAAAATTAAAAAGCACGAATTGACAAGAAAAGATAAAGAAGATGAAAGAGCACTCCATGTAAAGGTTGTAAAGGCACATACAGGACCTGTCTTCTTAATGTACAAATCCCAACCTGAAATAGATCATCTTATAATGAAACACGCAACAGGTGAACCAGAATATGATTACACTGATGAATCAGGTGTACGACACATTGTTTGGGTATTAAAAGATGAAAATGAAATAAATAAAATCGCGGAAGCCTTCAAAAATGTGGAAGCTTTTTATATTGCAGACGGTCACCACAGGGCTGCTGCAGCGGTAAGAGCGGCTATAGATTTCAGAAACGAAAACCCGAATTATACTGGCGAGGAAGAGTTCAATTACTTCTTAGCAGCGCTATTTCCACATAACCAATTAAAGATATTAGATTACAACCGTGTAGTGAAGGATTTAAACGGAAATAGTGAAGAGGAATTCATCAAAAAAGTATCCGAAAAATTTGATGTAACACCAATTGATGGAGTTTACAAACCCGAGTCAAAGCATACAATTGGAATGTATTTAAACAAAAAATGGTACAAATTAGTCCCGAAAACTGGTACTTACGATGAAAATGATGTTATTGCATCTCTTGACGTATCGATATTACAAAATAACTTACTCGCACCAATTCTTGGAATTGAAAATCCAAGAACAGATAAGAGAATAGATTTTGTAGGTGGAATTCTTGGAATCGAAGAGTTAATAAGGTTAGTTGATAGTGGCTCATTTAAAGTTGCGTTTGCAATGTATCCAACGTCTATAGATGACTTACTTAAGGTATCTGATGAAGGAAAGATAATGCCACCTAAATCTACTTGGTTTGAGCCGAAATTGAAGAGCGGAATTGTTGTGCATCTCATATAA
- a CDS encoding alpha/beta hydrolase-fold protein — translation MKKFTLVLIMTALSVFAYYVTFIVEVPEYTPEDAKLYIAGNFNGWNPSDNNYVLKRESNIFKGTFELSGKIEYKVTRGSWENVEKGEKGEEIPNRVILVDKDMEVKIKVYHWRDFVEKQSAGLKSTYTGNIKLIKDFYSPELGNKRNIIIYLPPNYESSNDRYPVLYMHDGQNIFDASTSFSGIEWSADETAEKLINEGVIKPIIIVGIYNAGSERINEYSPWIDKNYGGGKGELYAQFIVNTLKPFIDNNFRTLSDRENTAILGSSMGGLISLYIGLKYNNVFSKIGVMSPSFWFSDRKVFEFINSTEVPNETIIYMDIGTMEGSNPDVYVNDTRNMYKLLQKKSNVEVLYMEDRGAIHSESAWAKRFPEVLVYFFGN, via the coding sequence ATGAAAAAATTTACTTTGGTTTTGATAATGACGGCTTTAAGTGTTTTTGCTTATTATGTAACGTTTATTGTTGAAGTCCCAGAATACACGCCAGAAGATGCAAAATTGTACATTGCGGGTAATTTCAATGGTTGGAATCCATCGGATAACAATTACGTTTTGAAACGCGAAAGCAACATCTTCAAAGGTACATTTGAGTTAAGCGGAAAAATCGAGTACAAAGTAACGCGGGGTTCATGGGAAAATGTTGAGAAGGGTGAAAAGGGTGAAGAAATACCGAATAGGGTTATTTTGGTAGATAAGGATATGGAAGTTAAAATAAAAGTTTACCATTGGAGGGATTTTGTGGAAAAGCAAAGTGCAGGATTAAAGTCAACTTATACGGGAAATATAAAACTTATAAAAGATTTTTATTCACCTGAACTTGGTAATAAACGCAATATAATTATCTACTTACCACCTAACTATGAAAGTTCAAATGACAGATACCCTGTTTTGTATATGCACGATGGTCAGAATATTTTTGATGCATCTACTTCGTTCAGTGGTATCGAGTGGTCTGCTGATGAGACCGCAGAGAAGTTAATTAATGAAGGGGTTATAAAGCCAATCATAATAGTTGGTATTTATAATGCAGGTTCAGAAAGGATAAACGAATATTCACCGTGGATTGATAAAAATTACGGTGGTGGAAAAGGTGAACTTTACGCACAATTTATAGTAAACACCCTTAAGCCTTTTATAGACAACAATTTTAGAACGTTATCAGACAGGGAAAATACCGCAATCCTTGGGTCTTCAATGGGTGGTTTGATTTCTCTATATATCGGTTTAAAATACAATAATGTATTTTCAAAAATTGGTGTTATGAGCCCATCATTTTGGTTTTCCGACAGAAAAGTATTTGAATTTATTAATTCTACAGAAGTTCCGAATGAAACGATAATATACATGGACATTGGAACAATGGAAGGTTCAAATCCTGATGTTTATGTAAACGATACAAGAAATATGTATAAATTGCTTCAAAAAAAGAGTAATGTGGAAGTCCTTTACATGGAAGATAGAGGTGCTATACATTCGGAAAGTGCTTGGGCAAAGAGATTTCCAGAAGTTTTAGTTTATTTTTTCGGTAATTGA
- a CDS encoding OmpH family outer membrane protein yields the protein MKRYLFPVLFLVLTILAVVVSTAADSKSGPKLAYIDPNKVLQSYDKWINFQKQMQDEIAKYQAELDKIKDANQKQQKYLEYQQTINNKIAQTQQQIEAEILQKVKEYAEVMGYDFIFNSTTMAYGSQTYNITDAFIKYLKTAKK from the coding sequence ATGAAAAGGTATTTGTTTCCAGTTTTGTTTTTGGTTTTAACTATTTTAGCTGTTGTGGTTAGTACGGCTGCTGATTCAAAGTCAGGTCCTAAGCTTGCCTATATCGATCCAAACAAAGTGCTTCAAAGTTACGATAAGTGGATTAATTTCCAAAAACAGATGCAAGATGAAATAGCGAAATACCAAGCAGAACTCGACAAAATAAAGGATGCAAATCAAAAACAACAAAAATATTTGGAATATCAGCAAACGATAAACAACAAAATAGCTCAAACACAACAACAAATTGAGGCAGAGATACTTCAAAAAGTAAAAGAATACGCAGAAGTAATGGGTTATGATTTCATTTTCAATAGCACAACGATGGCGTACGGAAGTCAAACATACAACATCACAGATGCGTTTATAAAATACCTAAAAACAGCAAAGAAATAA
- a CDS encoding TIGR03936 family radical SAM-associated protein has protein sequence MQIIVLFKKKGLLRHLSAVETSNTILRTLNRAGLDMEFSEGFHPLPKVSFLDSTPTGMVDLALYVSVKIKKLPNGGIAEIKDKIKQNLPYGLEIHRIFQSEVNLNKMVNGYEYIAFFKKEPDFSKSFTKHSGKTFIPRELMKSLEVSLKKNMFVVKYTVDRSNIFNPYLLEETYLAIRTKALINDEDVSNILEGQ, from the coding sequence ATGCAGATAATTGTTCTTTTTAAAAAGAAAGGACTTTTAAGACACCTTTCGGCGGTTGAAACATCCAATACAATATTGAGGACATTGAACCGTGCAGGATTAGATATGGAATTTTCTGAAGGATTTCACCCTTTGCCAAAGGTTTCTTTTCTTGATTCGACACCAACTGGTATGGTTGATCTTGCTTTGTATGTAAGCGTTAAAATAAAAAAATTGCCTAATGGTGGCATAGCTGAGATAAAGGATAAAATAAAGCAAAATTTGCCTTATGGCCTCGAAATACATAGGATTTTTCAAAGTGAAGTGAACCTTAACAAAATGGTCAACGGGTATGAGTACATTGCTTTTTTTAAAAAAGAACCCGATTTCTCAAAATCATTTACCAAACATTCAGGTAAAACTTTCATACCACGTGAATTAATGAAAAGTCTAGAGGTTTCTTTGAAAAAAAATATGTTTGTGGTAAAATATACTGTTGATAGAAGTAATATTTTCAATCCGTATTTGTTAGAAGAGACATATTTGGCGATTAGAACGAAAGCTTTGATAAATGATGAAGATGTTTCTAACATACTGGAGGGACAATAG
- the glyA gene encoding serine hydroxymethyltransferase produces the protein MWEFVKQTDPEIYEVIMKEWERQEYGLELIASENFVSPAVMEAMGSVLTNKYAEGYPKKRYYGGCEWVDVAENLARERAKKLFNAKYANVQPHSGSQANMGAYFALAEPGSTLMGMSLSHGGHLTHGASVNFSGQIYKVVQYGVNPQTETIDYDEVRKLALEHKPKIIVAGGSAYSRIIDFKKFREIADEVGAYLVVDMAHFAGLVAAGIYPNPLEYAHVVTSTTHKTLRGPRGGLILTNDEEIYKAINKAIFPGIQGGPLMHVIAAKAVCFKEALSDEFKAYQNQIVKNAKALAKALENRGLRIVSGGTDTHLMLVDLNPLNVTGKAAETALGYCHITVNKNTIPNETRSPFVASGIRLGTPALTTRGMKEEQMEEIADLIVTVLKNVKDEEGNVDEEVAKRVSDRVIELCKQFPLYVGKI, from the coding sequence ATGTGGGAATTTGTTAAGCAGACTGACCCAGAAATCTACGAAGTTATAATGAAAGAATGGGAGAGGCAGGAATATGGTTTAGAACTTATTGCATCTGAAAATTTTGTTTCGCCCGCGGTAATGGAAGCCATGGGGAGTGTATTAACGAATAAGTACGCAGAGGGATATCCAAAGAAGAGGTATTACGGTGGCTGTGAATGGGTTGACGTTGCAGAAAATTTGGCACGCGAAAGAGCTAAAAAATTATTCAATGCAAAATATGCAAATGTCCAACCACATTCAGGTTCACAAGCAAATATGGGAGCTTATTTCGCACTTGCTGAACCAGGAAGTACGTTGATGGGTATGTCGCTTAGCCACGGTGGGCACCTTACGCACGGTGCAAGTGTGAATTTCTCAGGACAAATTTACAAAGTCGTTCAGTACGGTGTCAATCCACAGACTGAAACCATCGATTACGATGAAGTGAGAAAACTTGCTTTGGAGCATAAGCCAAAAATTATCGTTGCCGGTGGTAGTGCTTACTCAAGAATTATCGATTTCAAAAAATTTAGGGAAATAGCAGATGAAGTTGGTGCATATCTTGTTGTTGATATGGCACATTTTGCAGGTCTTGTGGCAGCAGGAATATATCCAAATCCACTTGAATATGCGCACGTTGTGACGAGTACAACACATAAGACGTTAAGGGGACCTCGTGGTGGATTGATACTTACAAATGATGAGGAAATATATAAGGCGATAAATAAAGCAATATTCCCAGGTATACAAGGTGGACCTTTAATGCACGTAATAGCTGCTAAAGCTGTTTGCTTCAAAGAAGCACTCTCTGATGAATTTAAAGCTTATCAAAATCAAATTGTTAAGAACGCTAAAGCGCTTGCTAAAGCCCTCGAAAATAGAGGATTAAGAATTGTTTCTGGAGGTACTGATACACACTTGATGCTTGTTGATTTGAATCCTCTCAATGTTACAGGTAAAGCAGCTGAAACAGCACTTGGATACTGTCATATTACAGTTAACAAAAACACAATTCCAAATGAAACAAGGTCACCATTTGTGGCAAGTGGAATTAGACTTGGAACACCAGCGCTCACGACACGAGGTATGAAAGAAGAACAGATGGAAGAAATTGCTGATCTCATCGTTACGGTGTTGAAAAATGTTAAGGATGAGGAAGGAAATGTCGATGAGGAAGTTGCTAAGAGAGTATCAGATAGGGTTATAGAGCTTTGTAAACAATTCCCATTGTACGTAGGAAAAATATAA
- the lptB gene encoding LPS export ABC transporter ATP-binding protein, whose product MDGTMESKIICENIFKKFGRKVVLKNVNIEAKSGEVVGLLGPNGSGKTTLFNIILGVVIPSKGKVLFNDRDITNMPIHKRARFGITYLQQETSVFRELKVEDNVKLVLEFQKLKKREREILINDVLDEFGIQDLRKQYAFSLSGGEKRRLELARMMILRPQFVLLDEPFIGIDPKTVKEIQKIVIGLKEKGIGVIITDHSVEALKPIVDRLYVIHKGEVLASGLPGEVFENEQVKKVYLGD is encoded by the coding sequence ATGGACGGTACTATGGAAAGTAAGATAATCTGTGAAAATATATTCAAAAAATTTGGTAGAAAAGTGGTTTTAAAAAATGTAAATATAGAGGCTAAATCTGGAGAGGTAGTTGGCTTGCTCGGTCCAAACGGATCGGGCAAGACCACTTTATTTAATATAATTCTTGGTGTTGTTATACCTAGCAAAGGCAAAGTTCTTTTCAATGATAGGGACATAACAAATATGCCTATTCATAAGAGAGCTCGCTTTGGAATCACTTATTTACAACAAGAAACATCGGTCTTTCGAGAACTGAAAGTTGAAGATAATGTAAAACTTGTACTTGAATTTCAGAAATTGAAAAAAAGGGAGAGAGAAATTTTAATAAACGATGTTTTAGATGAGTTTGGAATTCAAGATTTACGAAAGCAATATGCTTTTTCACTTTCTGGTGGTGAAAAGAGAAGGTTAGAGTTAGCAAGAATGATGATACTTAGACCACAGTTTGTTTTATTAGATGAACCTTTTATAGGTATCGACCCGAAGACGGTTAAGGAAATTCAGAAAATAGTGATTGGATTAAAAGAAAAAGGTATAGGTGTAATTATTACAGATCATTCGGTTGAAGCACTTAAGCCAATTGTCGATAGACTTTACGTAATTCATAAAGGTGAGGTACTTGCTTCAGGTTTACCTGGAGAAGTTTTTGAAAATGAACAAGTAAAGAAAGTTTACCTTGGAGATTAA
- a CDS encoding GAF domain-containing SpoIIE family protein phosphatase, giving the protein MLENELNETFGKIVQTCKKIAENFDIELGDINDFETLNTKLNELSEYISKWVYDQRSNYDALQQLIDAQLEELTAAYEGLSALFEINKIISSVDEPWMILKSVLKLLKNAVSYSFGIIKLEINNNIYTEYYGLDQEKCENIIGLFEEKYLQNEETVFVDYEKDIGGYILIPLVSELGRYGYFGLSNIGSKRTFTAGDKKIAEAVAQQILTAVSRYIILQREIEKKRLEEQLQIARSIQQGLLPSKFPVSENFDIGAKSVSAVQVGGDYYDVIQGNDGSIICCVADVSGKGLPAALIMSSFRSMFRISGKVSNDLRMLASQFDAMIYSDFETGRFITAIIFKVFPDGSVEIINAGHDPLYIIRDNKIIKIESTGTPFGILGDGIYEVKKLQAQKGDVFIAFTDGVVEARNIKNEEFGFDRLDELVLRTRYLRATDIVDKIMNAVFEFSQGTMQHDDTTVLVLKFE; this is encoded by the coding sequence TTGTTGGAAAATGAATTAAATGAGACGTTTGGTAAAATTGTTCAGACTTGTAAAAAAATAGCTGAAAATTTTGATATAGAGCTTGGAGATATAAATGATTTTGAAACATTAAATACGAAGTTAAATGAACTTTCTGAGTATATAAGTAAATGGGTGTATGACCAACGATCGAATTACGATGCTTTGCAACAACTTATAGATGCACAGTTAGAAGAATTAACAGCCGCATATGAAGGTTTATCTGCGCTTTTTGAGATAAATAAGATCATATCTTCAGTTGACGAACCTTGGATGATTTTAAAAAGCGTTCTTAAGCTTCTAAAAAATGCGGTAAGTTATTCTTTTGGTATTATTAAATTAGAAATAAACAATAATATTTATACGGAATATTACGGTTTAGACCAGGAAAAGTGTGAAAATATAATTGGACTATTTGAGGAAAAATACCTGCAAAATGAGGAAACAGTCTTTGTTGATTATGAAAAGGATATCGGTGGTTATATACTTATTCCACTTGTTTCGGAACTTGGAAGATATGGTTACTTTGGACTTTCAAATATAGGTTCAAAACGTACATTTACAGCTGGTGACAAAAAAATTGCTGAAGCAGTTGCGCAACAGATATTAACCGCAGTCAGTCGATACATAATATTGCAGCGTGAAATAGAGAAGAAAAGATTGGAAGAACAGTTACAAATCGCAAGAAGTATCCAGCAAGGATTACTTCCAAGCAAATTTCCTGTTAGCGAGAATTTTGACATAGGCGCAAAAAGTGTTTCTGCAGTCCAAGTTGGTGGAGATTATTACGATGTGATTCAAGGGAATGATGGTTCGATTATTTGCTGTGTGGCTGATGTTTCTGGTAAAGGTTTACCTGCAGCACTTATAATGTCTTCTTTTAGAAGTATGTTTAGGATTTCTGGAAAGGTATCAAACGACTTGAGAATGTTAGCCTCTCAATTTGATGCAATGATATATTCTGATTTTGAAACAGGAAGGTTTATAACAGCTATTATATTTAAAGTTTTTCCAGATGGCTCTGTAGAAATAATTAATGCAGGGCACGATCCCTTATATATAATTAGAGATAACAAAATAATCAAAATAGAATCTACCGGGACACCTTTTGGAATACTTGGTGATGGAATATACGAAGTTAAAAAATTACAAGCACAAAAGGGTGATGTCTTTATAGCGTTTACTGATGGTGTTGTTGAAGCTAGGAACATTAAAAACGAAGAATTTGGCTTTGATAGATTGGATGAACTTGTTTTAAGAACAAGATATTTAAGAGCGACAGATATAGTTGATAAGATTATGAATGCTGTTTTTGAATTCTCGCAAGGTACTATGCAACATGATGATACAACTGTTCTTGTTTTAAAATTCGAATAA
- a CDS encoding ROK family protein, with amino-acid sequence MYVVGIDLGGTFFKVGLVDAESGKILRKLERETKVNEGGDSVIQRMAEAVEEITEGIEYIGVGIGSPGSIDHDKGIVRFSPNFPGWVNFELGGLLSNKLNKPVFVENDANAFVLGEKWFGAGKGYNHIVALTLGTGVGGGVISHGMLITGHNGIGTELGHVIIEPNGPQCGCGNYGCLEALASATAIRRMALEGQKKFPESVIFQSENVDAKSVFEAAKMGDGLGKAIVDRVVNALSIGIANFIHIFNPEIIVVGGGVSRAGDILFEPIREKVQHLVMPSFKGTYKIVQSPLVEEAGILGAASVILQNVNKPK; translated from the coding sequence ATGTATGTAGTAGGTATAGATCTTGGTGGTACATTTTTCAAAGTAGGTCTTGTTGATGCTGAGAGTGGTAAGATATTAAGAAAATTGGAACGTGAAACAAAGGTTAACGAAGGTGGAGATAGTGTTATCCAAAGGATGGCGGAAGCGGTAGAAGAAATTACCGAAGGCATTGAATATATTGGGGTTGGTATTGGTTCACCAGGTTCAATAGATCACGATAAAGGGATAGTAAGGTTTTCGCCGAATTTCCCAGGGTGGGTAAATTTTGAACTTGGGGGTTTACTTTCAAATAAATTAAATAAACCTGTATTCGTTGAAAACGATGCTAATGCATTTGTGCTTGGTGAAAAATGGTTTGGTGCGGGCAAAGGTTATAATCATATAGTTGCGCTTACACTTGGTACAGGTGTCGGTGGTGGTGTCATATCCCATGGAATGCTTATAACAGGTCACAACGGTATAGGTACAGAATTAGGGCATGTTATAATAGAACCAAATGGTCCACAATGTGGATGTGGTAATTACGGATGTCTCGAAGCACTCGCAAGTGCAACCGCTATCAGAAGGATGGCTTTAGAAGGACAGAAAAAATTTCCAGAATCTGTTATTTTTCAATCAGAAAATGTCGACGCCAAATCTGTTTTTGAAGCAGCGAAGATGGGAGATGGCTTGGGAAAAGCTATAGTCGATAGAGTTGTGAACGCACTTTCAATTGGCATTGCCAATTTTATACATATATTCAACCCTGAAATCATTGTTGTTGGTGGAGGAGTTTCCAGGGCGGGAGATATTTTATTTGAGCCTATAAGGGAAAAAGTGCAACATTTAGTTATGCCATCTTTTAAGGGAACTTACAAAATTGTTCAAAGTCCATTGGTAGAAGAAGCCGGCATTCTTGGTGCAGCATCGGTTATTTTGCAGAATGTAAATAAACCAAAATAA
- a CDS encoding response regulator yields the protein MKVLVVDDSDVLRKITVYNLRKLGMEVEEAIDGIDGLEKMRTWHPDVVILDIMMPRMDGFTVLKEMKKDESIKDIPVIVLTAKGGQNDEQIALSLGAKQVMTKPFSPTQLIEEVKNVVGK from the coding sequence ATGAAAGTACTTGTTGTTGATGATTCGGATGTTCTAAGAAAAATAACAGTGTATAACCTCAGAAAATTGGGAATGGAGGTAGAGGAGGCTATTGATGGAATAGATGGGTTAGAAAAAATGCGTACTTGGCATCCAGATGTCGTTATACTGGATATAATGATGCCAAGAATGGATGGTTTTACAGTTCTTAAAGAAATGAAAAAGGATGAATCGATAAAGGACATACCTGTAATCGTTCTTACAGCAAAAGGTGGACAAAATGATGAACAAATAGCTCTTTCGCTTGGTGCAAAACAAGTTATGACAAAGCCGTTTAGCCCTACTCAGCTGATTGAGGAGGTTAAAAACGTTGTTGGAAAATGA
- the efp gene encoding elongation factor P: MIEVGDLEKGMYIKYEGDIYRVVDVNKHFRARGSGLIRTKLKSLSTGLIRDANFASGEKVEEAELSFRKAEYLYNDGENYYFMDLQTYEQYAIPESEVDEAKYYLIENTQVDLVMHDEKPIGINLPTTVVLEVIETEPNFKGDTVSGGGKPAVLQTGLKISVPFFINVGDKIKVDTRTGEYIERA; the protein is encoded by the coding sequence ATGATTGAAGTAGGTGATCTTGAAAAAGGCATGTATATTAAATACGAAGGAGATATTTACAGGGTCGTTGATGTAAACAAACATTTTAGAGCCAGAGGTTCTGGATTGATTAGAACAAAACTCAAGAGTCTTTCAACAGGTTTAATTAGAGACGCGAACTTTGCAAGTGGAGAAAAAGTTGAAGAAGCCGAGCTTTCTTTTAGAAAAGCAGAATATCTTTACAACGATGGAGAAAACTACTATTTCATGGACTTGCAAACATACGAACAATACGCAATTCCAGAGAGTGAAGTTGATGAAGCAAAATACTATCTGATTGAAAACACACAAGTTGACCTTGTGATGCATGATGAGAAACCCATAGGAATCAATCTCCCAACAACAGTTGTACTTGAAGTTATCGAAACTGAACCCAATTTTAAGGGAGATACAGTTTCTGGTGGTGGAAAACCAGCTGTACTTCAAACAGGTTTGAAAATCTCTGTGCCTTTCTTTATTAATGTTGGTGATAAAATTAAGGTCGACACAAGAACAGGGGAGTACATCGAAAGAGCGTAA
- the nusB gene encoding transcription antitermination factor NusB yields the protein MVSKRRVLREMVVKLFFQREFRHNEFEEIFSETLNKIRDNTIKADFKRYVEGVFHNLSTIDNIISNHLINWSFDRLSYLERNVLRVGTYELIYEENIPIEVTINEMIEIAKKYGSEESGKFVNGILDRIAKEHAPKEKFNL from the coding sequence TTGGTATCAAAGAGAAGAGTACTACGGGAAATGGTAGTAAAATTGTTTTTTCAACGTGAATTTAGACATAACGAATTTGAAGAGATTTTTAGTGAGACTTTAAATAAAATACGCGATAATACTATTAAAGCAGATTTCAAGCGTTATGTTGAAGGTGTTTTTCATAATTTATCGACGATTGACAATATTATCTCTAATCATTTGATAAATTGGAGTTTCGATAGATTATCTTATTTGGAGAGAAATGTACTGAGAGTAGGTACTTACGAATTAATTTACGAAGAAAACATTCCGATTGAAGTAACAATAAACGAAATGATTGAAATAGCAAAAAAGTATGGTTCTGAAGAAAGTGGAAAGTTTGTTAACGGAATTTTGGATAGAATAGCAAAAGAACACGCTCCAAAAGAAAAGTTTAATCTTTAG